The genomic interval AGGCGCGGTAGAGCAAAACATCTGCTGGAATGGAATTGCTTCCAGAGTGTCATTCCCGCGCAGGCGGGAATCCAGACTCAGCGTGCCGTCCAGTCCACTGCATGCCCGCCTGCGCGGGCATGACAAATCTTTTCAACCAAACATGGTCATGCGGTAGCGAAGCGGTCCAGCGCGGCGACGATGCTTTCGCGCATGCCGGGCGTCCGCATCTCGTGGCCGGCGTCGTGGATGACGACGAGTTCGCTGCCGGGCCAGGCGCGCGACAACGCCCAGGCGGTGTCGATCGGCGAGCCGAGATCGAGGCGGCCATGGATCAGCACGCCGGGAATGCCGACAAGCTTGTAGGCGCCCCGGATCAGCGCGCCCTCCTCCAGCCAGGCGCCGCGCCGGAAGTAATGCGTGACGATGCGCGCGAACGCCATGCGGAAGCGCGGATCGGCATAGCGCGGGTGTGGCTTGCGGCCCGGCGCGGTGGAGACCACGGCGTCTTCCCAGTCGCACCAGTCGCGCGCCGCTTTCTCGCGCACCGCCGGATCGGAATCGTTTAGCAGACGCGCATAGGCTTCGACCAGATCGTCGCCCGCCGCCCCGGCGCGGAAGCGTGCCCACGCCTCGGGGAAATAGCGGCCCGCGTCGTGATAGAGCCAATGGATTTCCGATCGCCGCGTGGTCGTCACGCTCGACAGCACCATGGCGCGCACGCGCCCCGGATGCGCCTGCGCATAGGCCAGCGCCAGCGTCGTGCCCCAGGAACTGCCGAACAGGAGCCAGTGCTCGATGCCGAGATGCGCACGGAGCTTTTCAAGATCGGCGATCAGATGCGCCGTCGTATTGGTGGAAAGGTCGGTCGCGACATCGCCCGCATGCGGCGTGCTGCGGCCGGCATTGCGCTGATCGAACAGCACGACGCGATAGCGCGCGGGATCGAAGAAGCGCCGGACATCCGGCATGCAGCCCGAACCCGGCCCGCCATGCAGGACGACGGCCGGCGTGCCGGAGGGATTGCCGCACACTTCCCAATAGAGGCGATGACCCTCCCCCACATCGAGCATGCCGCTGTCGAAGGGCTCGATCTTCGGGTAGAGGTCCGGCATCAGCGGACGATAGCAATGGCACCCAACGGTGTCATCCGCCGTGAGTTCGTAGCGACAGCGTGCGAACGGCGGGCCCAGGTGACATCTGCTCTACAAGATGTCACCTGGGCGGCCCGCATTCGCGGGCCATGACAGTTTTTTTGAAATGGCAGACTTCCGTTGAACCCGCGGCCTGCCGGTCAGCACTACTTGCACAGCGTGTCGAAGGGCAACACCTTGACGTTGCGCGGGATGAAGCTCACGCCACGGGCAAGCAGCGCCTGTTCGAGATTCGCCGGCGTCGGCGGCAGGCGCGGATCGAGCTGCGCCGCGTAGAACGGATCGCGCTCGGCCTCTTCCAGCGGCAGATAGCTCACGCCCCGGGTCTTATAGAGGTCCAGCAGGCGCGGCATCATACGGGCGTCGAAGGCGCCCAGATGCATCAGGAGCACATAGGCGATGTCGCGGCCGAACAGCTGCATCGACAGATTGTGGTAATAGGCCAGACTCGCATCCGCGGCCGTCAGGAAGGCGGCTTCCATCGTCGCGACGGTCGCGTCGTCCTTCTTGGCGACGCAGCGCGCATAGGCGTCGTTCCACTGATAGTCGTCGAAGCTCATCGTCACCGCGGCGATGCGGTAGCCGTGCATCGCCAGGAAGGCGCGCGCCTCCAGGTGCTTGGCCAGCGTGTCGCCCTCGGCGAGATAGGGATAGCGCAGCCAGTGCCAGTCCTGGCCCGTCATCAGCGGCGCGATCGCGGCTTCGCCCTTCAGCGTGTCGGCGCTCCATTCCGCCGTCGTGTGCGCGTTCAGGCTCATATGCGAATAGGTGTGGTTGGCGAGCGGAAAGCCGGCGTCGCGCCAGAGCCTGAGCACCGGCGCGGAGGGCGGATCGTCCGTCAGCCTGAGCCCGTTGACGAAGCCGTAGACCGGCCCGGTATTAGCCGCCTTGAGCGCGGCGAGGATCTTCGCCGCGATCTCGACCCGTGTCGTGCCCTCGGGGAGCATGGCGTGCGAGGGCAGGTCGTCGAAGGTGATGGCGATCTTCATCTCGGCCGCCGCCGGAGCGGCGAACAGGCAAAGGGCGGCGGCCAGGAACAGCTTTTTCATTTCCGTTTTCCGGGATGGGCGGGACGATGGACGACGGGCGGGGGCGCGAAGAAGCCGAGCGGGATCAGCTCCGCCATCGCCTTGTAGCCTTCGACCGAGGGATGGATGTGGTCGCCGCTGTCGAAGGCCGGCAGGAGGTGATCGGGCGCGGCCGGATCGCGCAGCGCCGCGTCGAAATCGGCCACGGCGTCGACATTGCCGGTGCCGCGGATCCAGGCGTTGAGCGCCTGTCGGTCGGCCTCGTTCGCCGGCGTCGGGTGGTAATAGGTGAAGCTCATGAAGGGCGGCAGCGTGCCGGCCATCACCTTGATGCCGTGGTCGTGCGCCCGCTGCACGATCTGGCGATAGGCCGCGATGGTGCGCGCCACCAGCGCCTCGTGATCCGGCGCCGCCGCCGCCGCGTCGCGCGTCAGCATCCCCAGGTCGTTGATGCCTTCGAGCAGGATCAGCCAGCGCACGCCGCCCTGGGCGAGCACGTCGCGGTCGAAGCGCGCCAGCGCGTTGGGGCCGAGCCCGTCCAGCAAAACCCGGTTGCCGCCGATTCCCATGTTGAGCACGCCGATGCCGCGCGTCGCGGGATTGGCGGCGAGCCTGCGCGCGAGATCGTCGGGCCAGCGATTGTTCGCATTGGGAATCGAGCCGCGCCCGTCGGTGATCGAATCCCCGAGCGCGACGACCGCGCTCCGCGCGCCCGGGCCCCGGACCTCGACCGCCTCGATCAGATACCAATGCTCGAGCATCGTGTAGGGCGACGGCGTCGCCGCCGCGAGCTGGTCGCCCGGCGCCAGGAACGCCGCGGCGCGCGCGCCGGGATGGCCGGTCGGCTGGAAATCGAGCTGGTCGTAATGGAGCGTGATCGTCAGGTCGGACAGCGGCGCCACCGGAAACGCCAGCGGATCGGAGAGGAAATCGGCGCCGGCGGGGATGGTTACGTCGCTCCGTCCCGCGAAGGACAGGGCGGCATCGGTCTCAGGCACGATGACCCCGAGCAGGCCGGGCATCGGCCGGGCGACATGCACCGCCGTCAGATGCAGGGGCGCGGCGCCATAGGCGTTGGAAATCCGCACACGGATCGTCTGGCCGCCGACCGAGAGATGCATGGTCTGGCGCAAAGTGGTGTCGCGCAGCGCCTCGGCCGGGAGCTGGTTCGCCGGCTCGGGCAATTGCTGCGCCGCCGACCAGGTACCGATCCATCTCAGTTCTCCCACTGCCCCTTTGGGGGGCAAGGCGGGTGGTGCCGCGCGCGCGGATTTCGGCGATCGATGGGTTGGATGGGCAGCGCGCAGAACATGATGGACCGACGGATGGCTTTGCCGCCCCCCGGCCCTCTGCCCCTGCGGGGGCGAGGGAGACGATGACGCCGCGTATGCGCTCACGAAGGCGGCGAACAGCGCTGCCGCGATCCCTAACCCTCTCAACGCTTCCGCCCGCTTGTTCTTGGTACCGATACCAGAAGGCTATCCATTGGCATTTATCAATGCAATGCGACGACCCCTTAACGAACGGTGCCGATTAGGCCCGGGGCACAAAAGAGCCTACCTTGGGAGGGTACGAATCATGATGGCAACCCGCGTTTTCAGCAGCAGTCTGGGCATACCGGCCGGCGCCTGGCGCTGGGCGGCGCTGGGTTTCGTCTTCCTGGCGCTGGGCTCGGCGGGATTGGCGGTGGCGACGCCCCATGCGGTCGGCTGGGCCGGGGTCATGCTGCTGGCGGCGATCGGCGCGGTCGCGAGCCTCTTCCTCTTTGCGGTATGGCCGAAGGACAAGGTCTCCGCCGCCGACGCCAGGCGCGTTGCCGAGGCCGCGGCGCGGGCCAATATCGCCTGGGCGATCACCGCCACGGACGGCGCCGTGGTCGACTGCAACGACGTCTATCGCCGCATGTCGGGCGCCAAGGAGGGCGAGTCCGCCCCGCCGCCGGAACTGGCGCTGGCGGGCGAGCCGTCCGCCGCCGTGCTCTATCGCCTGACGCGCGGCGCCGCCGACGGCGTGCCGCGCGAGGAATCCTTCGCGGTCGGTCCGGGCATCGAACTCGTCGCCGCCGTCCGGCCGCTGTCGGGCGGGCAGACCGCCTGGTGGTTCACGCCGCGCCTGTCGAGCCCTTCGGTGCAGGCCGCGCCCGCCAAGCCGGTCGCCGCGCCCGCACCGGTGACCGCGCCGGCCGCCATCGGCGACATCTTCCGCGACGCGCCGGTCGGCGTCGCTTTCGCCGGCAGCGACGGCAAGATCGCCGACGCCAATCCGGCCTTCGCGAAATTCTTCGGCGTGACGGGCGCGCTGGCGGGGCGGCCGTTCGGCGAACTGGTCGAGGGCGCCGACCGCGCCCGTGTGGTGGAGCTCATCGCGCAGGCGGCGCAGGGCGCGCACAACGTCGCCAGCGCCGAATTGCGCGCCGCGGGGATCGACGAGCGCACGGCGGAATTGTTCGCCTCGCCGATCAGCGGCGGCCGCGCCATCCTCTATCTCGTCGACGTGTCCGAGCAGAAGGCGCTGGAGACCAAATTCGCCCAGAGCCAGAAGATGCAGGCGGTCGGCCAGCTTGCCGGCGGCGTGGCGCACGACTTCAACAACCTGCTCACGGTCATCATCGGCAATTCCGAATTCCTCCTGATGCGGCACCAGGCGGGCGATCCGTCGTTCAAGGAGATCAACGAGATCCACCAGAACGCGCTGCGCGCCGCGACGCTGGTGGGCCAGCTTCTCGCCTTTTCGCGCAAGCAGACCATGCAGCCCAAGGTGCTGGCGGTGCGCGACGTGGTCGGCGAGCTGGCGCTCATGCTGCGCCGGCTGCTGCGCGAGGGCGTCGATCTCAAGCTCGAGCACGGGCCGGACGTCTGGCCGATCCATGCCGACGAGGCGCAGCTGTCCAACGCGATCATCAACCTGGTGGTCAATGCCCGCGATGCGATGCCCAAGGGCGGCACGGTGACGATCCGCACCGCGAACGAGGCGGTGACCGCGCCGGTCGCCTTCGGCACCGGTGTGATGCCGGCCGGCGACTATGTCCGCCTGGACGTGTCCGACACCGGCACCGGCATCGCCAAGGAGCATCTGGGCAAGATCTTCGATCCCTTCTTCACGACCAAGCCCGTGGGCCAGGGCACGGGGCTTGGGCTCGCGACCGTCTACGGCATCGTCAAGCAGACCGGCGGCTTCATCATGGTCGACTCGGAGATCGGCAAGGGCACGACCTTCCGCATCTACCTGCCGCGCCACCGCATCGACGCCAACGCCGCCGTCACCGCCGAGCCGGAACGCGCCGGGCCGCGCGACGTGACGGGCCAGGACACGATCCTGCTGGTGGAGGACGAAGAGGCGGTGCGCAGCTTCGCGGCCCGCGCCCTCAAGATGCGCGGCTACAGCGTGCTGGAGGCGAGCGGCGGCGAGGAAGCGCTGGAGATCGTGAAGAACGCCAAGGCGCCCATCGACCTGCTTATTACGGATGTCGTGATGCCGAACATGGACGGCCCGACGCTGGTGCGCGCCGTCAAGCGGATCAAGCCCGAGATGGCGGTGATCTTCATGAGCGGCTACGCCGAGGAAGCCTTCCGCCGCAACGACGAGAAGGCCGAGGACCTGCACTTCCTGCCCAAGCCGTTCGGGCTGAAACAGCTCGCGGCCAAGGTGAAGGAAGTGCTGAGCGGCGCGCCGGCGCCGAAGCGCGTGGTGGGCGAATAGCGCCTTGAATATCCCCGTCATCGACATCGCGCCGTTTTCTTCGAGCGACGGCCGCGCGGCCGTCGCGGCGCAGTGGAACGCGGCGATGCGGGGGACCGGGTTCGCGCTGATCGGCGGTCATGGCATAGACAGCGCATTAATCGATGGCATCTATGCGCATGCGCAGGCGTTCTTCGCGCGGCCGCTCGCGGAGAAGACGAAGCTCACTTTTCCGGACAAGGGACGCGGCCAGGGCTATCTGCCGTTGCGGAGCGAAATCGTCGGCAGCGGGCGCGATCCGCAGGCGCGGCCCGATCTCTGCGAGTCCCTCACCTTCGCCAATCCGCGCTTCGACCGCGCCGCGCCGGACACTGCGCTGGACGCACGGCTCTATCGCGCCAATCTGTGGCCGCACGACATGCCGGGCTTCCGCGAGACGGTGGAGGCCTATATTGCGGCGGGGCAGCGCCTCGCGCTGGACCTGATGCGGCTGAGCGCGGTGGCGCTCGATCTGCCGGAGGACTATTTCGCGCCGTTCTTCGACAAGATGGAATTGAATCTGCGCTGCGTGCTCTATCCCGACCAGCCCGAGGCGCCGGGCGCACATGAATTGCGCTATGGCCCGCACACCGATTTCTCCGGCTTCACGATCCTGCGCCAGGACGCGGCGCCGGGCGGGCTCCAGGTGAAGAGCGGCGCCGACTGGATCGACGTGCCGGCGGTGCCGGGCACCCTCGTCATCAACGCGGGCGACCTGATCCAGCGCTGGACCAACGACCGCTGGGTGTCGAACGTGCACCGCGTCGTCAATCCGCCGCGCGATGTGAAGACGGGGACGCGGCGGCTTTCCATCGTGCTGTTCACCGGACCGAACAGCGACGCGCGGATCGAGTGCCTGCCGGGTTGCGGAGAGGCCAAATATCCGCCCATTCTCGCCGGACTTCATTCCGAAGAGAGGATGCGGCAGACCTATGGAACGGCTTCTTCCTAAGACTGTCATGCCCGCGCAGGCGGGCATCCAGGGACGCAAGCGACTCTGGATGCCCGCCTGCGTGGGCATGACGATTTTGCTTGCGGCGCTGGCAGCGCACGCCGCACCGCCGTCGCGCGAGGCTCGCGTCGCCGCCGTGATCGCGCACGCCGCCGCCTCGCCTCCCGCCTTGCGCGTCCTGCTGCAGCCCATGCCGAAGGGCGGCGACCTGCACAACCATCTCGACGGCTCGGTCTATGCCGAGGATTATCTCCAATGGGCGAGCGACGACGGCGACTGCATCGCGCGCGCCACGCGGGCGATCACGCCGCCGCCCTGCGCGGCCGACGCCGTGCCGGCCAAGGACTTGGTCTCGCGCGATCCGAAGTTCTACCAGGAGACCATCGACGCGCTGTCGATGCGCAACTGGTTTCCCGGCAGCGGCACCGGCGAGGCCTCGGGCCACGACCACACTTTCGCGACGTTCGGGCGGTTCATCCCGGCCGGGGCGGGGCATCTGAGCGACATGCTGGTGGCGACGCGGCGGATCGCGGCGGCCGATCATGTGACCTATATCGAGCAGATGACCGATCCCGCGGCTGCGTTCGCGCCCGCGCTGTTCGGCGACGACGTCGCGTTCGACGCCGCCGATCTGTCCCGGAGCTTCGACGCGGTGGCTCCGAAACTTCCGGCCCCGGCCGCCGCGGCGCGCGCCGAATACGACGCGGCCGAGGCGAAGATGCGCGCGGCGCTGGCCTGCGGCACGCCGAGGGCCGACGCCGCCTGCGACGTGGCGGTGCATTATCTCTTCTATGCCGTGCGCACGCTGCCGCCCAAACAGGTGTTCGCGCAGATCGCGCTGGGCTTCACGCTGGCCGCGACCGATCCGCGCTTCGTCGGCGTCGATCTCGTGGCGCCGGAGGACGATCCCGTCAGCCTGCGCGATTTCGAGCTGCAGATGCGGATGTTCCGCTTCTTCAAGACCTGCTTTCCCGGGGTGAACCTGTCGCTGCATGCCGGCGAGCTGGCGCTGGGCCTGGTGCCGCCGACGGAGCTCGGCTTCCACATCCGCGACACGGTCGAGATCGCGGGAGCGCGGCGGATCGGGCACGGCTATTCGATTCCTTATGAGCGCGACGCCGCCGGTCTGCTGGCGGAGATGGCGGCGAAGAAGATCGCGGTCGAGATCAACCTCACCAGCAACGACATCACGCCGGGGATCAAGGGCGCGGAGCATCCGCTGGCGCTCTACCGCCGCGCCGGCGTGCCGGTGACGCTTTCGGCCGACGACGAGGGCGTGTTCCGCATCGATCTCACCCACGAATATGTCCGCGCCGCGACGGAGCAGAATCTCGGCTATCTCGATCTCAAGAAACTCGCGCGCAACGGCCTGGAATACAGCTTCCTGCCGGGCCAAAGCCTTTGGCAGAGCGGCGACTACGCCAAGCCGGCACCCGCCTGCGCCGGCAATCCGCCGGGCGCCGCGACGCCGAGCGCGCCTTGCGCCGCCTTCCTGGCGGAAAACGAGAAGGCCGCTATTCAATGGCGGTTCGAGCGCGAGATCGCGGCCTATGAGGATGCGGTCCTGGCCGGCCTTTTCGCGAAACACTGAACCCGTCACACGAATGTGTAGACCGGCGGCGCCCGCGATCCCCTAATCTGCCGGCCGTGCTCTTCCCCGGGGGATAGGATGAGACGTCTCGCTCCGATCGCTTTGCCGGTTCTTCTTTTCTGCGGCGTCGCCCGGGCGGTCGAGCCGCCGGCCTATGTCGCCCAGGCGGTCGTCGATCCGACGCGGCCCAAGGACGACCGCGATGCCGACGCGCTGCGCGATCCCGGCGACACCATCGTCCTCGCCGGCGTGAAGCCCGGCATGATCGTCGGCGAGCTTTATCCCTGCGGCGGCTATTTCTCGCGGATGCTGAGCGACGTGGTGGGCGCGAAGGGCAAGGTCTATGGGCTGGAGACCATGCGCTGGAAGGATTGCCTGCCCACCGACGAGAAGATGGTCGCGAGCCTGCCGCTGAAGAACATGACGGTCGCCGGCGCGGCGTTCGGCGAATTCACCCTGCCGGAAAAGGTCGATCTGTTCTGGATCACGCAGAATTATCACGACCTGCACATCAAGGAGTATGGCGACGTCGACATGGCGGCGTTCAACCGGCATGTCTTCGACTCGCTGAAGCCGGGCGGCATCTATTTCATCCTCGACCATCAGGCGGCCGGCGCGCTGAGCGACGACGACATCGCCAAGCTCCATCGCATCTGGCGCGACCAGATCGTGCGCGAGGTGACGGCGGCGGGCTTCAGGCTGGCCGACGAGGGAAGCTTCCTGCGCCGGCCGGGCGACGACCACACCAGGTCGATCTTCGATCCGGCGATCCGCGGCCACACGGATCAATACGCGTTGAAATTCGTGAAGCCTTAGGGACGGCGCAACGCCTGCGCCCGGGCGACGAGGTTGGCGGTCGGCAGTTCCTTTTTCATGACGCCCTCGATGAAGTCGACGCCGGAATAGCCCGCCGCTATCAGGCCGAGGATCGTCTTCGGGTCGGGCGCGGGGGGACCCTTGCTGCCGAGCTCCAACACCACCGCCGCGAGCGCGCCGGCGACGGCGCCATAGAGCAGGCTGAGCAGGACGTCCGACCACTTGAACGCCGCGTCGAACACCTGGCTGCTGTCCGCGCCCGCCAGCACGGCCGCCGCGGCGGATGCGTTGTTCAGTTTCTTTATACCGATGGCGACCCGTATGCCCTGGCCGACAACGCCGCACAAGCAGCCCAGCAGCAGAAGCTGGATCCAATCCGTTACCGTCATGACGCCTATCTCCTCGATGCGGCGTCAAAACTAGGCGCATCGT from Rhizomicrobium sp. carries:
- the pip gene encoding prolyl aminopeptidase → MPDLYPKIEPFDSGMLDVGEGHRLYWEVCGNPSGTPAVVLHGGPGSGCMPDVRRFFDPARYRVVLFDQRNAGRSTPHAGDVATDLSTNTTAHLIADLEKLRAHLGIEHWLLFGSSWGTTLALAYAQAHPGRVRAMVLSSVTTTRRSEIHWLYHDAGRYFPEAWARFRAGAAGDDLVEAYARLLNDSDPAVREKAARDWCDWEDAVVSTAPGRKPHPRYADPRFRMAFARIVTHYFRRGAWLEEGALIRGAYKLVGIPGVLIHGRLDLGSPIDTAWALSRAWPGSELVVIHDAGHEMRTPGMRESIVAALDRFATA
- a CDS encoding polysaccharide deacetylase family protein, with protein sequence MKKLFLAAALCLFAAPAAAEMKIAITFDDLPSHAMLPEGTTRVEIAAKILAALKAANTGPVYGFVNGLRLTDDPPSAPVLRLWRDAGFPLANHTYSHMSLNAHTTAEWSADTLKGEAAIAPLMTGQDWHWLRYPYLAEGDTLAKHLEARAFLAMHGYRIAAVTMSFDDYQWNDAYARCVAKKDDATVATMEAAFLTAADASLAYYHNLSMQLFGRDIAYVLLMHLGAFDARMMPRLLDLYKTRGVSYLPLEEAERDPFYAAQLDPRLPPTPANLEQALLARGVSFIPRNVKVLPFDTLCK
- a CDS encoding SGNH/GDSL hydrolase family protein, encoding MGELRWIGTWSAAQQLPEPANQLPAEALRDTTLRQTMHLSVGGQTIRVRISNAYGAAPLHLTAVHVARPMPGLLGVIVPETDAALSFAGRSDVTIPAGADFLSDPLAFPVAPLSDLTITLHYDQLDFQPTGHPGARAAAFLAPGDQLAAATPSPYTMLEHWYLIEAVEVRGPGARSAVVALGDSITDGRGSIPNANNRWPDDLARRLAANPATRGIGVLNMGIGGNRVLLDGLGPNALARFDRDVLAQGGVRWLILLEGINDLGMLTRDAAAAAPDHEALVARTIAAYRQIVQRAHDHGIKVMAGTLPPFMSFTYYHPTPANEADRQALNAWIRGTGNVDAVADFDAALRDPAAPDHLLPAFDSGDHIHPSVEGYKAMAELIPLGFFAPPPVVHRPAHPGKRK
- a CDS encoding ATP-binding protein, whose amino-acid sequence is MATRVFSSSLGIPAGAWRWAALGFVFLALGSAGLAVATPHAVGWAGVMLLAAIGAVASLFLFAVWPKDKVSAADARRVAEAAARANIAWAITATDGAVVDCNDVYRRMSGAKEGESAPPPELALAGEPSAAVLYRLTRGAADGVPREESFAVGPGIELVAAVRPLSGGQTAWWFTPRLSSPSVQAAPAKPVAAPAPVTAPAAIGDIFRDAPVGVAFAGSDGKIADANPAFAKFFGVTGALAGRPFGELVEGADRARVVELIAQAAQGAHNVASAELRAAGIDERTAELFASPISGGRAILYLVDVSEQKALETKFAQSQKMQAVGQLAGGVAHDFNNLLTVIIGNSEFLLMRHQAGDPSFKEINEIHQNALRAATLVGQLLAFSRKQTMQPKVLAVRDVVGELALMLRRLLREGVDLKLEHGPDVWPIHADEAQLSNAIINLVVNARDAMPKGGTVTIRTANEAVTAPVAFGTGVMPAGDYVRLDVSDTGTGIAKEHLGKIFDPFFTTKPVGQGTGLGLATVYGIVKQTGGFIMVDSEIGKGTTFRIYLPRHRIDANAAVTAEPERAGPRDVTGQDTILLVEDEEAVRSFAARALKMRGYSVLEASGGEEALEIVKNAKAPIDLLITDVVMPNMDGPTLVRAVKRIKPEMAVIFMSGYAEEAFRRNDEKAEDLHFLPKPFGLKQLAAKVKEVLSGAPAPKRVVGE
- a CDS encoding 2OG-Fe(II) oxygenase family protein, which gives rise to MNIPVIDIAPFSSSDGRAAVAAQWNAAMRGTGFALIGGHGIDSALIDGIYAHAQAFFARPLAEKTKLTFPDKGRGQGYLPLRSEIVGSGRDPQARPDLCESLTFANPRFDRAAPDTALDARLYRANLWPHDMPGFRETVEAYIAAGQRLALDLMRLSAVALDLPEDYFAPFFDKMELNLRCVLYPDQPEAPGAHELRYGPHTDFSGFTILRQDAAPGGLQVKSGADWIDVPAVPGTLVINAGDLIQRWTNDRWVSNVHRVVNPPRDVKTGTRRLSIVLFTGPNSDARIECLPGCGEAKYPPILAGLHSEERMRQTYGTASS